The following proteins are encoded in a genomic region of Bacillus mesophilus:
- a CDS encoding DUF6407 family protein, which translates to MNLEDFIKEYKGSIKNFNPSNIEHLRSMITSGVDSFNLKSFEEVEDIEGEDRSFLYVHSMAEENLLTKMIQLSFDHNSELTIEDVYQGRIIRQY; encoded by the coding sequence ATGAATTTAGAGGACTTTATTAAAGAGTATAAGGGTAGTATAAAGAATTTTAATCCTTCAAATATAGAACACTTGAGAAGTATGATTACTTCAGGAGTTGATTCTTTTAACCTTAAGTCTTTTGAAGAAGTAGAAGACATAGAAGGTGAGGATCGTAGTTTTCTATATGTACATTCAATGGCTGAAGAAAATTTGTTAACTAAAATGATTCAATTGTCCTTTGATCATAATTCAGAGCTAACGATTGAAGATGTTTATCAAGGTCGAATCATTAGACAATATTAG
- a CDS encoding calcium/sodium antiporter, with translation MTYILLLVGFALLIKGADYFVEGSSSIARSLNVSPLLIGLTIVAFGTSSPEATVSIVAALEDNAGVAIGNVVGSNIFNITFVIGVTALINPLVVENETIRKEIPFTLLASIALLILISDMTLQLVSENFITRSDGLILLLFFAIFLYYIFEVARKSRSKDITTEATPKKLWGKNLLFTIGGLAAIIFGGDLVVNSATQIAFAFGMSETLVGLTIVAVGTSLPELITSVTAALKKANDIAIGNIVGSNIFNILFVLGAASTVSPLPVDSKIFFDVILMIILTGILLVFSRTSFRIGKREGAILAIAYILYMIYIIIRN, from the coding sequence ATCACATACATATTATTACTTGTCGGATTTGCTTTACTCATTAAAGGAGCAGACTATTTTGTTGAAGGTTCCTCATCAATTGCTAGATCCTTAAATGTTTCGCCTCTTTTAATCGGTTTAACAATTGTTGCTTTTGGAACGAGTTCTCCTGAAGCGACAGTTAGTATCGTTGCAGCACTCGAAGATAATGCTGGCGTTGCAATTGGAAATGTTGTTGGTAGCAATATCTTTAACATTACCTTTGTTATAGGTGTAACCGCATTAATTAACCCCCTAGTAGTTGAAAATGAAACGATTAGAAAGGAAATCCCCTTTACATTATTAGCAAGTATAGCCCTGCTAATTTTAATTAGCGATATGACACTTCAACTCGTTAGTGAGAACTTTATTACAAGAAGTGACGGGTTAATTTTGTTATTGTTCTTTGCTATTTTCTTATACTACATTTTTGAGGTTGCTAGGAAAAGTAGAAGTAAAGACATAACGACTGAAGCAACTCCCAAAAAGCTATGGGGGAAAAACTTATTATTTACGATTGGTGGCTTAGCTGCAATTATTTTTGGTGGTGATTTAGTTGTTAATAGTGCAACACAAATTGCCTTTGCTTTTGGAATGAGTGAAACATTAGTCGGACTAACCATTGTAGCGGTTGGAACATCCTTACCAGAATTAATTACTTCGGTAACAGCAGCATTGAAAAAAGCAAATGATATTGCAATAGGAAATATTGTCGGCAGTAACATCTTTAATATCTTATTTGTGCTAGGTGCTGCTTCAACAGTTTCTCCACTACCCGTAGATTCAAAAATCTTTTTTGATGTTATTCTAATGATCATTCTAACTGGAATTCTACTCGTCTTTTCAAGAACTAGCTTTAGGATTGGAAAAAGAGAAGGCGCCATTTTAGCAATCGCATATATTCTTTATATGATTTATATTATTATCAGGAACTAA
- a CDS encoding DMT family transporter, with amino-acid sequence MGNRLAVVSSIYAFLSISFWGISFVSTKALLEELDPYTIITMRFGIASIFLLILLIVLRVNILIRAKHLQFIFILAILGIFVHQLVQASSLLYIDASAAGWLISFSPVFTAILSVIFLSERFTLNKLLGMSIAVLGVLLVTTQGTGQLTLSPNIGYVLMIFSTFNWAVYSILIKKFSLPYSALTVTFWTSLIGFILTLPITYKMKGWLALQNLPMSDWLHLLFLGVFVSAIAYWYWGKALEVLEATQVSVLMYLEPLVTLIAAIILLNEHIILTSALGGLCIIFGVTLVNKQVLNWIKINLMRK; translated from the coding sequence ATGGGGAATCGGTTAGCGGTGGTTTCAAGTATTTATGCTTTTCTATCTATTTCGTTTTGGGGGATCTCTTTTGTCTCCACTAAGGCTTTATTGGAAGAACTTGATCCTTACACCATTATTACAATGAGGTTTGGAATTGCGTCTATTTTTCTATTAATCCTTTTAATTGTTCTTAGAGTAAACATTTTGATTAGGGCTAAACATCTTCAGTTTATCTTTATCCTTGCTATCTTGGGCATTTTCGTTCATCAATTAGTACAAGCATCCTCTCTTCTATATATTGATGCATCTGCCGCCGGTTGGTTAATTTCCTTTTCTCCCGTCTTCACAGCAATCCTTTCTGTTATATTTTTATCTGAGAGATTTACTTTAAACAAGCTTCTCGGAATGAGCATAGCTGTCTTAGGTGTCCTATTGGTCACTACACAAGGTACTGGACAACTCACCCTATCACCTAATATTGGGTATGTATTAATGATATTTAGTACGTTTAACTGGGCTGTCTATTCGATTCTGATTAAGAAATTCAGCCTACCTTATTCAGCATTAACCGTTACCTTTTGGACTAGCCTTATTGGATTTATCCTGACTTTACCTATTACATATAAAATGAAAGGTTGGCTTGCACTTCAGAATTTACCCATGTCCGACTGGTTACATTTACTCTTTCTTGGCGTATTTGTCTCCGCAATTGCTTATTGGTACTGGGGGAAAGCCTTAGAGGTTTTAGAAGCGACACAAGTCTCAGTGTTAATGTATCTGGAGCCACTAGTCACTTTAATCGCAGCCATCATCTTATTGAATGAACATATTATACTCACTTCTGCTCTCGGTGGACTTTGTATCATCTTTGGCGTTACACTCGTGAACAAGCAAGTGTTAAACTGGATCAAAATAAATTTGATGAGAAAATAA
- the rsgA gene encoding ribosome small subunit-dependent GTPase A produces MNLKSLGWNNELQSLLEQYNKQNWIPGRVILEHKRMYRVLTETGELLAEITGKMRFQADGREDFPAVGDWVLVTPRASEGKATIHEILPRFSKFSRKVAGLTTEEQIVATNINTIFLVNALNQDFNLRRLERYLLLTWESGANPVIVLTKADLALNIEQTISEIEAVAFGVPVHVTSAKNHEGLEVLKTYLEVGQTVALLGSSGAGKSTLTNYLLGEQKQLVQDIRDEDGKGRHTTTHRELVHLPTGGMIIDTPGMRELQLWESDGAMSQSFSDVEELADQCYFRDCEHKNEPKCAVREAIETGSLDEARFLSYTKLQRELAYLERKNDKKAQMVEKDKWKKIAGDRTRVHRR; encoded by the coding sequence TTGAATTTAAAATCACTAGGTTGGAATAATGAACTACAATCTTTATTAGAACAATATAATAAGCAGAATTGGATTCCAGGAAGAGTCATCTTAGAACACAAAAGAATGTATCGAGTATTAACAGAAACAGGTGAATTATTAGCAGAAATTACTGGAAAGATGAGATTTCAAGCTGACGGAAGAGAAGATTTTCCAGCAGTAGGGGATTGGGTGCTTGTTACACCAAGGGCATCTGAGGGGAAAGCAACTATTCATGAAATTCTACCGAGATTTAGTAAGTTTTCTAGGAAGGTAGCTGGCTTGACTACTGAAGAGCAAATTGTTGCAACTAACATCAATACGATCTTCTTAGTAAATGCTTTAAATCAAGATTTTAACCTAAGACGTTTGGAGAGATACCTACTTTTAACTTGGGAAAGTGGGGCAAATCCTGTTATTGTATTGACTAAAGCTGACTTAGCTCTAAATATTGAACAAACAATTTCTGAGATTGAAGCAGTCGCCTTCGGAGTACCAGTTCATGTAACAAGTGCAAAAAATCATGAAGGATTAGAAGTCCTAAAGACATATTTGGAAGTGGGTCAAACCGTCGCTTTATTAGGTTCTTCAGGTGCAGGGAAATCCACCTTAACAAATTATTTACTTGGTGAACAAAAACAATTAGTTCAGGATATTAGGGATGAAGATGGAAAAGGCCGCCATACAACGACGCATAGAGAGCTAGTACATTTACCAACAGGTGGAATGATTATTGACACTCCAGGTATGAGAGAGCTACAGCTTTGGGAATCAGACGGAGCGATGAGTCAAAGCTTTTCTGATGTTGAAGAACTTGCAGATCAATGTTATTTCCGTGATTGTGAGCATAAAAATGAACCAAAATGTGCGGTTCGTGAAGCAATTGAAACGGGATCTCTTGATGAGGCACGCTTTTTAAGCTATACAAAGCTTCAACGTGAGTTGGCTTATTTAGAACGAAAAAACGATAAAAAAGCACAAATGGTTGAAAAGGATAAATGGAAGAAAATCGCTGGAGATCGAACAAGAGTTCACCGAAGATAA
- a CDS encoding peptide ABC transporter permease, which produces MTKYYKNIPLMIGLVGLFILINITLFAELLPFVDKELERVLYVLNEEKKPIMPPFGPSSEYLFGTDHLGRDLFSIIMLGTKETLLYVLLISSVRFLVGIPFSFLAFHKIAGTHSLLAVSNRLFTYIPSIVTIIIFMTLPPILFSESRPYLVVLIIALVELNKVTSSLVDEIRKVYKHEYMTAAKSLGTKPLALVNRYLFPQLYPNIIVSFSLDLARNFVILAQLGFFEFFISHVHVQLEDGSWVFQNTSLMWPNLLGNILSDMRGPIWIPFFATLAISFAILTFTLIGNGLTKQYHSKYQS; this is translated from the coding sequence TTGACTAAGTATTATAAAAACATCCCATTAATGATTGGTCTTGTTGGCTTGTTTATTTTAATCAATATTACTCTTTTTGCTGAACTTCTACCCTTTGTTGATAAGGAATTAGAACGAGTGTTATATGTGTTAAATGAGGAAAAGAAACCTATTATGCCACCTTTTGGTCCCTCCAGTGAATACTTATTTGGCACGGATCATTTAGGAAGAGATTTATTTAGTATCATTATGTTGGGTACAAAGGAAACTCTTCTTTATGTCCTTTTAATAAGCTCTGTTCGATTTTTAGTAGGAATTCCTTTTTCTTTTCTAGCTTTTCATAAAATCGCAGGTACACATTCTTTATTGGCAGTAAGTAATCGACTTTTTACTTATATACCTTCGATTGTAACGATTATTATTTTCATGACTTTACCACCTATATTATTTTCTGAATCAAGACCTTATTTGGTTGTACTAATTATTGCACTTGTTGAATTAAATAAGGTGACAAGCTCGTTAGTTGATGAAATCAGAAAGGTATATAAACATGAATATATGACAGCAGCTAAATCACTTGGAACAAAGCCATTAGCGCTAGTGAACCGTTATCTTTTCCCACAGCTCTATCCAAATATAATTGTTAGCTTTTCTTTAGATTTGGCTAGAAACTTTGTTATATTAGCTCAACTCGGATTCTTTGAATTTTTCATTTCGCATGTTCATGTCCAACTTGAAGATGGAAGCTGGGTCTTTCAAAACACATCACTTATGTGGCCAAATCTACTTGGTAATATCCTTAGTGATATGAGAGGACCCATTTGGATTCCGTTTTTTGCAACACTAGCAATCAGCTTTGCCATCCTCACCTTCACGCTAATAGGAAATGGTTTAACAAAACAGTACCACTCTAAATACCAGTCGTAG
- a CDS encoding ABC transporter permease subunit, with product MHFLKNISFLLFLYIVVTLFIILFILLPREPQYIQPSRFHIDVEYNFTLEEYKNKIHTFYQYIKDHNGFGKAPEGITYAELTERYTKRSLELIVPAFLLTIIISFSIGLLIMKKRISARLEMKTNPFSLLFSLPDFFIFILVQYVFILVSRSSGLSFDLFGNDRWFHFILPSIILSIYPTYYLTKILLTTLTNEIHKDYINTAKSKGIHNKKIVNLHILWNSWPSMLGHTFIAYLYLVSSLPIIELLSAYDGLGYQFIKAIISYDDIRAIAYAIPFISIIFITKILLDTFKQIVLPRSEVHHID from the coding sequence ATGCATTTTCTTAAAAACATTTCCTTTTTACTATTTCTATATATTGTGGTTACTCTTTTCATCATTTTATTTATTTTACTTCCTCGTGAACCTCAATATATACAACCTTCTAGGTTTCATATTGATGTTGAATATAACTTCACCTTAGAAGAGTATAAAAATAAGATTCATACGTTTTATCAATATATTAAGGATCATAATGGTTTTGGAAAAGCTCCGGAAGGGATTACATACGCTGAACTAACTGAAAGGTATACCAAAAGAAGTTTAGAACTCATCGTTCCTGCTTTTTTATTAACGATTATAATAAGTTTTTCGATTGGTTTGTTAATTATGAAAAAGCGGATTTCTGCTAGATTAGAGATGAAAACCAACCCGTTTTCACTATTATTCTCTCTACCAGATTTTTTCATTTTTATTTTAGTTCAATATGTATTCATTTTAGTGAGTCGAAGTAGTGGACTTTCGTTTGATCTGTTTGGTAATGATAGGTGGTTTCATTTCATCTTGCCTTCTATTATTCTATCAATCTATCCGACATACTATTTAACCAAAATACTACTTACTACCTTAACAAACGAAATTCATAAGGATTATATAAATACAGCGAAATCTAAAGGTATTCACAATAAGAAAATTGTAAACTTACATATCTTATGGAATAGCTGGCCTTCTATGTTAGGTCACACCTTTATAGCCTATTTATATCTGGTTTCTAGTCTTCCGATTATTGAATTGCTCTCTGCGTATGACGGTCTTGGCTATCAATTTATTAAAGCCATTATTAGTTATGATGATATTAGGGCAATTGCCTATGCAATCCCTTTTATTTCAATAATTTTTATTACTAAGATATTATTGGACACTTTTAAACAGATTGTCCTTCCAAGAAGTGAGGTGCATCATATTGACTAA
- a CDS encoding DUF120 domain-containing protein: protein MNIIRGKVVKGVGERSHWMKKLENYYSSKTGIRLFPGRLQIQLLEASIKKSSQYQNKLTWDSKQTHHSNTCYINGIKVSYLESSQKEIVINNQLQSIIEIVTDLELIESLALGHGDEVEVAMPAVKEVLLH, encoded by the coding sequence ATGAATATTATACGAGGAAAAGTTGTAAAAGGAGTGGGCGAACGGTCACATTGGATGAAAAAACTTGAGAACTACTACTCTTCTAAGACTGGAATTAGGCTCTTTCCCGGTAGGCTTCAAATTCAGTTACTAGAAGCTTCTATCAAAAAATCTTCTCAATATCAAAACAAATTAACTTGGGATTCAAAACAAACTCATCATTCAAACACATGTTATATTAACGGAATAAAGGTTAGTTATTTAGAATCAAGTCAGAAGGAGATTGTAATTAACAATCAATTACAATCAATTATCGAGATTGTGACAGATCTAGAACTCATTGAGTCATTAGCCTTAGGACACGGTGATGAGGTAGAGGTTGCTATGCCAGCCGTAAAAGAGGTACTGCTACACTAG
- a CDS encoding manganese catalase family protein, whose translation MFYHIKELQYNAKPSCPDPLYAKKLQELLGGQFGEISVMMQYLFQGFNGRADAKYRDLLLDIGTEEMAHVEMLATMIARLLDGAPWEDQQAAYSNNPAVAAIMGGMNPQHAIVSGLGAMPVDSVGNRWTAAYIGASGNLLADFRANLNAESQGRLQAVRLYELAVDPGVKDMLSFLIARDTAHQNQWKAAIAEIEAREGDIVVPTTFPRELEKQAVSYDLYNLSRGEASSKGRWAQGPAPDGRGVLKYISDPVPFGPKATLSPAPLYIHDTLPHPLPPNLV comes from the coding sequence ATGTTTTATCACATTAAAGAACTTCAATATAATGCTAAGCCATCTTGCCCAGATCCGTTATATGCTAAAAAGCTTCAGGAGCTTTTAGGCGGTCAATTCGGAGAAATATCAGTTATGATGCAATACTTATTTCAAGGATTTAATGGACGTGCAGATGCCAAGTACCGAGATCTGTTATTAGATATAGGAACTGAGGAGATGGCACACGTTGAAATGCTTGCAACGATGATTGCACGTTTACTTGATGGTGCACCTTGGGAAGACCAACAAGCAGCCTATTCAAACAATCCTGCAGTTGCAGCCATCATGGGTGGAATGAATCCACAACATGCAATTGTATCTGGGTTAGGTGCTATGCCAGTAGATAGTGTAGGAAATAGATGGACTGCAGCCTATATTGGCGCAAGCGGAAACTTGTTAGCTGATTTTAGAGCGAATCTAAATGCAGAATCACAAGGAAGATTACAAGCGGTTCGATTGTATGAACTAGCTGTAGATCCTGGTGTCAAAGATATGCTATCGTTTTTAATTGCTCGTGACACAGCTCACCAAAATCAATGGAAGGCTGCAATCGCTGAAATTGAAGCACGTGAAGGAGACATTGTTGTTCCAACAACTTTCCCACGTGAACTTGAAAAACAAGCGGTATCCTACGATCTTTATAACTTATCTCGTGGAGAAGCTAGTAGTAAAGGACGTTGGGCTCAAGGACCAGCACCAGACGGTCGCGGTGTGTTAAAGTATATTTCTGACCCTGTACCTTTTGGTCCAAAAGCAACTTTATCACCGGCACCACTTTATATTCATGACACATTGCCACATCCACTCCCACCAAACCTAGTCTAA